One Deinococcus aquaedulcis genomic region harbors:
- a CDS encoding eCIS core domain-containing protein — MTGHVTHSRKKTAAQAPRQAPLTQTPAEPLAVLGQTLQRQTARPVLPQKQAAQPVLQASALEQAEVERVQVQRQVVAGQLANLPHFAAAPQHRASPLVPDKPQTPADWVTVMRSQAEQVEGRALDTRQYTHFAGLQRQVAHTLAQGFRADRGPAPERYETYGEHLATLQRHPVSAPVARVVLGMIPPGERVALQRAVDSAAQRQATQAFQEAQGMQRLALQRQLAELEAESTQPVLQRIQARRGSGNPLPEAIQRHLERGLNHDLSRVRIHDDAEADHLAKGVHAVAFTTGSDIFFQRGRFNPNTQSGLELLAHEVTHTVQQSQGRVGTGIDPDAGLEVEARTMGARLAQAMPSPKSLMPPAPHAPGAYTQKAALQRAQDGAVTAALYQPFTALGIQRQAAGITIQRNMVLNKVSDLAANIPGYRELCLAFGKDLVTGKRLDQNPNAVLDALANLVPGPFKDMLKVVRQQNLIPKTWAWFKGELGKLQLGGVLGEVKATVGKFPPDLGAAKAALMRRADGLKRLVAGSARHIAQIGLTAIEAGLGPVGKKIMGLLKQGGDVIVQVLRNPAQFAKNLLGALKQGFGQFRTNAGKWLKQGLGTWLTGASGIQFPATLDLKGVFMTALSVMGLTYQALRGRLVKELGRGGEQKIAAAEKAGGALASLTKGLHQAPELKGQQSSVGQGVVESLKGEVTRSLVTAGAAKVASMLVPGGAFVQALLTAFQGVQTLVSQSSQIMGVIMNALGSVQAIAAGQVGAAAGFIERTIGGSIPVVLTFLGKVARIGNIAPRIRATVTNLRTRLDGAIDKLIGRVKGILQRPPTSAAQGQTARGATSQGRTAAGKSYVLRLPFSMNGAGHHLVLKRTAGKSVALEMHSVEDHLSAKILRRIQSLEADKTKSAEVRMLHDVLEEARELETLAAQDADMEQMAMEDLKKLAQKLAAYGVNFDVDDIEAEDPQREFKDFLKRAKHFKASSYRKHVKGKDEATRRKSSMNGGPGQYYARFSDDDIEALEVEALNKGNPEKRSGGYHVYYRFSANIGYADGDDVSGMRAEMTDAPVPLIHSHPRKI; from the coding sequence ATGACTGGGCACGTGACGCACAGCAGGAAGAAAACAGCGGCCCAGGCTCCGCGGCAAGCCCCCTTGACGCAGACGCCGGCCGAGCCGCTGGCCGTCCTTGGCCAGACCCTGCAGCGGCAGACAGCCCGGCCCGTTCTGCCCCAGAAGCAGGCGGCTCAACCCGTCTTGCAGGCCAGTGCGCTGGAGCAGGCCGAAGTGGAGCGTGTTCAGGTTCAGCGGCAGGTGGTCGCTGGGCAGCTGGCGAATCTGCCTCACTTTGCAGCGGCGCCCCAACACCGCGCTTCACCACTGGTGCCCGACAAACCACAGACGCCAGCCGACTGGGTCACCGTCATGCGGTCCCAGGCAGAGCAGGTGGAAGGCAGGGCGCTGGACACGCGGCAATACACGCACTTTGCTGGACTTCAGCGGCAGGTGGCGCATACGCTGGCTCAGGGCTTCCGTGCCGACCGGGGGCCAGCCCCTGAGCGGTACGAGACCTACGGTGAGCATCTGGCCACCCTCCAGCGGCATCCGGTCAGTGCGCCCGTCGCCCGGGTGGTTCTGGGCATGATCCCCCCAGGAGAACGGGTCGCCCTCCAGCGCGCGGTGGACAGCGCCGCACAGCGCCAGGCGACGCAGGCGTTTCAGGAAGCGCAGGGCATGCAACGGCTCGCCCTTCAGCGGCAACTCGCCGAGTTGGAGGCAGAATCCACACAGCCGGTGTTGCAACGGATTCAGGCGCGGCGGGGTTCAGGCAATCCTCTGCCTGAAGCCATTCAACGCCACCTGGAGCGGGGCCTGAACCACGACCTGAGTCGGGTCCGGATCCACGATGACGCCGAAGCCGACCACCTGGCCAAGGGTGTGCATGCCGTTGCCTTTACGACGGGCAGCGACATTTTCTTTCAGCGTGGCCGCTTCAACCCCAATACACAGAGTGGACTGGAACTGCTCGCCCACGAGGTCACGCACACCGTGCAGCAGAGTCAGGGGCGGGTGGGCACTGGCATTGACCCGGATGCGGGCCTGGAAGTGGAAGCCCGGACCATGGGCGCCAGACTGGCGCAGGCTATGCCCAGCCCGAAGAGTCTGATGCCCCCGGCCCCCCATGCCCCCGGGGCTTACACCCAGAAAGCAGCGCTGCAACGGGCGCAGGACGGAGCAGTCACCGCTGCGCTGTATCAGCCGTTCACGGCGCTGGGGATCCAGCGGCAGGCTGCAGGGATCACCATTCAGCGCAATATGGTCCTGAATAAGGTTTCGGATCTGGCGGCGAACATCCCTGGGTACCGGGAGCTGTGCCTGGCGTTCGGAAAAGATCTGGTGACTGGTAAGCGCCTGGATCAGAATCCGAATGCTGTCCTTGACGCGCTGGCCAACCTGGTCCCTGGGCCATTCAAGGACATGCTGAAAGTCGTGCGGCAGCAGAACCTCATTCCCAAAACCTGGGCGTGGTTCAAGGGCGAACTTGGCAAGCTGCAACTCGGCGGGGTCCTGGGGGAGGTCAAGGCCACAGTCGGGAAGTTCCCGCCGGATCTGGGGGCCGCCAAGGCCGCCCTGATGCGCCGGGCGGACGGGCTCAAGCGGCTGGTGGCTGGATCAGCCCGTCATATTGCCCAGATTGGCCTGACGGCCATCGAAGCCGGCTTGGGACCCGTCGGGAAGAAGATCATGGGCCTTCTCAAGCAGGGCGGTGACGTCATCGTGCAGGTGCTGCGCAACCCCGCGCAGTTTGCGAAGAATCTGCTGGGCGCGCTGAAGCAGGGCTTTGGCCAGTTCCGCACGAATGCGGGCAAGTGGCTCAAACAGGGGCTCGGGACCTGGCTGACCGGCGCGTCCGGGATTCAGTTCCCAGCGACGCTGGACCTCAAAGGCGTGTTCATGACGGCGCTAAGTGTCATGGGGCTGACGTACCAGGCCCTGCGTGGTCGGCTGGTCAAGGAACTGGGGCGGGGGGGAGAACAGAAGATTGCGGCAGCCGAAAAGGCAGGGGGGGCTTTGGCCTCCTTGACCAAAGGGCTGCATCAGGCGCCTGAGCTCAAAGGGCAGCAGAGCAGCGTTGGACAGGGCGTGGTCGAAAGCCTCAAAGGCGAAGTCACCCGTTCATTGGTGACTGCTGGCGCCGCGAAGGTGGCGTCCATGCTCGTCCCTGGTGGAGCCTTTGTGCAGGCGCTGCTGACTGCCTTTCAGGGGGTCCAGACCCTGGTCAGCCAAAGCAGCCAGATCATGGGCGTGATCATGAACGCCCTGGGCAGTGTGCAGGCCATTGCTGCTGGTCAGGTGGGCGCGGCCGCAGGGTTCATTGAGCGGACCATTGGGGGCAGCATCCCGGTGGTCCTGACATTCCTGGGCAAAGTGGCGCGGATTGGCAACATCGCGCCCCGCATCAGAGCCACGGTCACGAACCTGCGGACCCGTCTCGACGGTGCCATTGACAAGCTGATCGGCCGGGTCAAAGGGATCCTGCAACGCCCACCCACATCTGCGGCCCAGGGGCAGACCGCCAGGGGAGCCACCTCCCAAGGCCGCACGGCAGCAGGCAAAAGTTATGTTCTGCGGTTGCCGTTCAGCATGAACGGCGCAGGACATCATCTGGTACTGAAAAGGACCGCTGGAAAATCCGTTGCCCTTGAAATGCACTCGGTCGAAGATCACCTGTCGGCAAAGATTCTGCGCCGGATCCAGTCACTTGAAGCCGACAAGACCAAGTCTGCAGAAGTGCGGATGCTCCACGACGTTCTTGAGGAAGCTCGTGAGCTCGAGACCCTGGCGGCCCAGGATGCAGACATGGAGCAGATGGCCATGGAAGATCTTAAGAAGCTCGCACAGAAGCTGGCCGCATACGGTGTGAACTTCGATGTAGATGATATTGAAGCCGAGGACCCACAGCGGGAGTTCAAGGACTTTCTGAAACGGGCGAAACATTTTAAGGCAAGCAGCTACCGAAAACACGTGAAAGGCAAAGACGAGGCCACTCGCCGCAAAAGCAGCATGAATGGTGGCCCAGGACAGTACTACGCCCGCTTTTCTGATGATGATATTGAGGCCCTTGAAGTCGAAGCGCTAAACAAAGGCAATCCCGAGAAGCGCAGTGGGGGATATCACGTCTATTACCGCTTCTCGGCCAACATTGGCTACGCTGACGGCGATGACGTCTCAGGGATGCGAGCCGAGATGACAGATGCGCCTGTTCCTCTTATCCACTCTCATCCGCGTAAGATCTAG
- a CDS encoding DEAD/DEAH box helicase, with the protein MTTLTSTTVTPAAERARWQEAHVLNLPARSAQLVALDDLPSGPAVKRYLHLSHPGGIYLHQADAAASAARFEHFAVTTGTASGKTLCFHLAAMEALSTLPDTKVIVLYPQKALGAEQEDRWRAALNTAGIDAQVGRIDGQVSVSQREAILERCRVVILTPDVMHAWLLGQLGRKPVRNFIQATRLIIADEVHTFTGVFGSNAAYLLRRFEHASKMLTRKRLQYVCASATMANPATHLKLLTGHDFTVIGPERDGSPRQPVSVHFLTPEDSSRDLLTGAAQLLRGLAEEGQKFLCFSDSRKQTENLASIMARTPEQPDDEADMDASPLDDSSLAHLSVLPYRSGYEARDRTEIQTRLASGRLDGVISTSALELGMDIPHLDAVVLLGIPASSTSLMQRIGRVGRRKPGRVLILYSGSPSDQVLFDRPETLLTRPLSASTLYLENPNIQCIHALCLARPGGEHDALLGALGRDTDCEFLSAVTWPDGFTGIIGHERSGTLPAALQTLRAQAGESPNHAFPLRDVETSYKVEVRHNNGPQSLGTLSYGQVMREAYPGAVYLYATRAYRVIRVNTLSRTIQVRPEKRFSTQPICLPTLAYPNLDVESVYHAEVRGSLHAVECDVMISESVIGFAERRGPNTFNSPYPLDAHQTGIYYQHSRFARNFYSTGVLLHHPSLQGDVPKALVAQFVLDAFRMTVPFESRDIGVTTDKLRVERPGLLKGETVLVVYDQTYGSLRLSSKLLSEGVLSQVLDTATLLATHALDAAGAEDHDDLSAVLRVLRSLVWAAARPGVRPVWSQDTAAAPEAGDRVQVILEGSRGICLLHGNREMSIQQVYYSPRAGLQYKGRLATDHTWETHLTVVPVQGVQAIPGVSEMGWYDLELGEISVAGPA; encoded by the coding sequence ATGACCACCCTGACCTCGACCACCGTGACCCCCGCTGCCGAGCGTGCCCGCTGGCAGGAAGCCCACGTCCTCAACCTGCCGGCGCGCTCAGCCCAGCTCGTCGCCCTGGATGACCTGCCCAGCGGCCCGGCCGTGAAGCGCTACTTGCACCTGAGCCACCCAGGCGGCATCTACCTTCATCAGGCGGACGCGGCTGCCAGCGCAGCGCGCTTCGAGCACTTCGCGGTCACCACCGGCACGGCCAGTGGCAAGACCCTGTGTTTCCATCTGGCTGCCATGGAAGCCCTGAGTACGCTGCCGGACACCAAGGTCATCGTGCTCTACCCGCAAAAAGCGCTGGGGGCCGAGCAGGAGGACCGCTGGCGCGCCGCCCTGAACACGGCTGGCATCGACGCCCAGGTGGGGCGCATTGACGGGCAGGTCAGCGTTTCACAGCGCGAGGCCATTTTGGAGCGCTGCCGGGTCGTTATCCTGACGCCGGACGTCATGCATGCCTGGCTGCTTGGCCAGCTGGGCCGCAAGCCAGTGCGGAACTTCATCCAGGCCACCCGGCTGATCATCGCCGATGAGGTGCACACTTTTACCGGGGTGTTCGGCAGTAACGCGGCCTACCTCCTGCGGCGCTTCGAGCACGCGTCGAAGATGCTGACCCGCAAGCGGCTGCAGTACGTGTGCGCGTCCGCAACCATGGCAAACCCGGCGACACACCTGAAGTTGCTGACAGGGCACGATTTCACGGTGATCGGGCCAGAGCGCGACGGCTCGCCCCGGCAGCCCGTGAGCGTGCATTTCCTGACCCCTGAGGATTCCTCACGTGACCTCCTTACGGGCGCGGCCCAGTTGCTGCGCGGCCTAGCAGAGGAGGGGCAAAAGTTCTTGTGCTTCAGCGATTCCCGCAAGCAGACAGAAAATCTGGCCAGCATTATGGCGCGCACGCCCGAACAGCCCGACGACGAGGCAGACATGGACGCCAGTCCACTCGACGATTCGTCTCTCGCGCACCTGAGCGTCCTGCCGTACCGCAGCGGGTACGAAGCGCGCGACCGCACCGAGATTCAGACCCGTCTGGCCAGTGGCAGGCTCGACGGCGTCATTTCCACCAGCGCGCTGGAGCTCGGCATGGATATTCCGCATCTGGACGCCGTCGTGCTGCTGGGCATTCCTGCATCGAGCACGTCGCTGATGCAGCGGATCGGCCGCGTGGGGCGCCGCAAGCCCGGCCGGGTGCTGATTCTGTACAGCGGCAGCCCTAGTGACCAGGTGCTGTTTGACCGGCCTGAGACCCTCCTGACCCGCCCACTTAGTGCAAGCACGCTGTACCTGGAAAACCCGAACATCCAGTGCATTCACGCGCTGTGTCTTGCCCGGCCGGGTGGTGAGCACGACGCACTGCTGGGCGCCCTGGGCCGAGACACCGACTGTGAGTTTCTCAGCGCGGTGACGTGGCCGGACGGATTTACCGGCATCATTGGTCACGAGCGCTCAGGAACGCTGCCCGCTGCCCTCCAGACCTTGCGCGCTCAGGCTGGGGAAAGTCCGAACCACGCGTTTCCTCTCCGGGACGTTGAGACCAGTTACAAGGTCGAGGTGCGGCACAACAACGGGCCTCAGAGCCTCGGCACGCTCTCTTACGGGCAGGTCATGCGCGAGGCGTATCCAGGCGCGGTGTACCTGTATGCCACCCGGGCCTACCGGGTCATCCGCGTCAACACTCTCTCGCGCACCATTCAGGTTCGCCCTGAGAAGCGGTTCTCGACGCAACCGATCTGTCTGCCCACTCTGGCCTATCCGAATCTCGATGTGGAGAGCGTGTACCACGCGGAGGTGCGCGGCAGCCTGCACGCGGTCGAATGTGACGTCATGATTTCCGAATCGGTAATTGGTTTTGCCGAGCGTCGTGGACCGAACACCTTCAACAGCCCGTATCCCCTTGACGCGCATCAGACCGGAATCTATTACCAGCACAGCCGCTTCGCCCGAAATTTCTACAGCACCGGTGTCCTGCTGCATCATCCGTCGCTGCAAGGGGACGTGCCCAAGGCTCTGGTGGCTCAGTTTGTCCTGGACGCATTTCGGATGACCGTGCCGTTTGAAAGCAGGGACATCGGCGTGACCACCGACAAGCTCCGGGTGGAACGGCCTGGCCTCCTCAAAGGAGAGACGGTTCTCGTCGTGTATGACCAGACCTACGGCAGCTTGCGGCTCTCCTCGAAACTGCTCTCTGAAGGCGTTCTGAGTCAGGTGCTGGACACGGCAACCCTGCTCGCCACGCACGCGCTTGATGCCGCCGGCGCAGAGGACCATGATGATCTCTCGGCTGTACTGCGCGTGCTGCGCAGCCTTGTCTGGGCCGCAGCCAGGCCGGGTGTTCGGCCTGTCTGGAGCCAGGACACCGCGGCGGCCCCTGAAGCAGGGGACCGCGTGCAGGTCATTCTGGAGGGCTCACGCGGTATCTGTTTGCTGCACGGCAATCGGGAGATGAGTATCCAGCAGGTGTATTACAGTCCCCGCGCTGGTCTGCAGTACAAGGGCCGCCTCGCCACCGACCATACCTGGGAGACCCATCTCACGGTGGTGCCGGTCCAGGGGGTCCAGGCCATTCCAGGCGTGAGTGAAATGGGCTGGTATGACCTTGAACTGGGCGAGATCAGCGTGGCTGGGCCAGCCTGA